Below is a window of Candidatus Methanoperedens sp. DNA.
GTAGCCGATACGGCATGGGCGCAAGACTGGAAGAAAGCGATTGCAAGCCTGACCACACAAGAGAGAGGACGCCCTGATGTATCGCGCTCGCTGCATGTGGAAAAAGAAGAAAAGAAAATTGAACCGGCAATAGTAAAGCCCGTTATTGATCCGGTATTAAGGAAACTCGTGGATGAACGGATTGAAAAGATGTCATCAATTCTTGGAAATAAACAGGTAAGGCATGCATGGGAAAGAAAAGACGTTGAGACAGCCCTTGCAGAAATAAAGAAACGGATGAAAAAAGATGAAAAATGAATGATTCTGTAATCCTTAACTCAGCATATTTTATGTAATATCCAGATAAAATATCAACATAGCACAAACATCAGTAAATAATTATATAGCCCGGCATACGATTGTTCAATGACCTTAAATCCATTTGTGTTGCATATGTCAATCACTTCTTTTTCATCAAACCGTTCTTCGAAGGGAGGGCCAAAGTCCATTTCAATTTTTTCCCAGTCTATGATAACCAGTCGTCCACTCTTGCCAAGAACACGTTTTACTTCTTTTAATATGGACAATTTATCTCCAAGCTCATGAAAAACATTAACCATTAAAAGTAGGTCAACAGAATTATCAGGAAGCGGAATAAAAGATTCTCCAGAGAGAAGGGTTTCGATGTTTGTAATTTTTTCTTTTTTTATTTTATCCAGAAGGATGTCAAGCATTTCCTGCTGGATATCGAGTGCGAATACCTTTTTAACACGCTTTGATGCAGGAATGGAAAAAAATCCTGTGCCGCAACCCAGGTCTGCAATTACCATTTCTCCTGTCAGATGCAGCTTATCAAGGATAATCTCCGGATTTAAGATTTGCATTCTTCCAGGATCATCAAGAATAGCAGCTTTTTTTACATCGAATTTATGAACCATATTCTTATTTAGGATGAACGCGTATATGCTTAATGGTTTCTCTGCGGGCAAATAGAACTTTTGCGACCGTGTAGAGTTGATAAATAACGATTCATTTATATGACTTATTCTAAATATCATTTAAATAACGAAGATTATTTATAGGGTGAAAATACATTATAGATATTGTGTGATGGATCATTTTAATTTCAATATGTGAATTGATTGTATATCCAGAAGCATAGAGGTAATATAATATGAGGATTCGAGTAGTAAGTTCAAAAGAAGAAATTGAAACATTAGGGGCTGGGGAAAAAATAATTCATCTTGCTTTCAGGCCATCAAATAAGGATATTTTTGCACTGGTGCAAACATGCCCGAACGTTAAAGCAATTCATGTACCAAGTTCGTACATCAAGACTATTTCAGGTTCAACCAGGATGTTCCTGGAAATGCAGGGAATTTCCCTTCTTGAAGGGGATGTGTGGGGACACAGGAAAGACATCAATGAATACTCGGAAGTCAAACCAGCAGTATTCGACAGAATGGAAGAGCTTAAATCCGAAGGCCTGTCAGAATCAGCGGTACTTGACAGGCTTGGAAGAGAAACACGCCTCAGTAAAGATCTGTTAAAATTCCTGTTAAAAGAGAAGGGTAAAAAGAAATAAAAAATCTTTAAACCTTTTTTTCTATTTTTATCATCTTTTTCTGTATTTCATCAAGCAATTGCTCATCGCTTTTGCCTTCGATTGCAATTCCAAGATCTTTTGCAATGGTTTTGATCTTAGAGGGTGAATTTTCAGAAGGTTTACTTTCTTTGCCGGGTTTACCGATATCACTTAATTCATTCTCGATCTCATTCTTTCCTTTTTTGAATTCACCTGTAGCCTTGCCAAGTGACCTGGCAAGCTCAGGGATCTTGCTCGCACCAAACAGTACGATAACAATCAAAACAATTAATGCTATTTCAAATGGACCAAATGCCATAATTATCCTGCTATGTTTGAGGGGGTTTTTGTTTCTTTTGACCTGACCTTCAGGCGTATCTCTTCAACAAGCTGCTCGCTGGTCTTGTTTTGTACATCCAGGCCCATTTCAATCGCTAAATTGTGGATCTTTGTATCTTTCTCATCCATTGGTTCGCCAACTTTTTTTATTTCTCGTTCTGTTTCCATTTGTGCTTTCTTGAATTCGCCAGCTGCTTTTCCCAGCGATCTGGCTAATTCCGGAATTTTATCAGGACCGAAAAGAATTATAGCTGCAACTAATATCAAAATCATTTCAGAAGGTCCGATTAGTCCCATATATTAATCTTATTTGTTCAATACTTAAATCTTTGCATCGGTGATTATAATAACAATTGTAAGCATTATTTTAATAATTTAACAGAAATTAATATATGTATTATAGGGATATAATAGCTTCATCCGGCTATCAAACAAAAGAGGATTCAACATGGAAATAATTGAAGTCAAATGTAAAAACTGCCACAGGCAAATATACGTTCAGAATAATATCGTCAGAGAAAAGATGTTCTGTACACTGGGGTGCATGAATTCATATAAAGCACATTCTCAAAAAATGGAATCCAATTGAGGGTGTTTTTTTCCGGTTTCAAATTATTAGGTTCGATAATAGACTTATATAGGGAATTCTATTTTTTTATATATAATTATAAAATCTCTTTATTAAAAAGACGGCTTAATAGAAAATTATGGAAACCTGTAATTCATAGAAAATATTAACTTTTTGTAATGATATTTATTTAATTGCTTTTGGCCTCTGGAAATTATATTTTCTCAGTTTTCCGCCAGCTATTTGTCCGGCCACATCTGATAGGATTAACAGGGGGATTACAGTCCAGTTAAGTCCTGAGAATATTCTTAACAGTAGTACTAATGGCACAGGGATATGTATGGCCATTATCCATTTCCTGGAGAACTTTGCAGCGTTTCCCCGGATATACCCGAACGGGAGGTTAATTAAAAATACTGCTAACATTATTTCATTTATCGACATTGTATCGCTCCTATCCTTATCCAAATAAATTGAATTATCCTTATCCTATTATTTGTATGCAATCATTTGCTTATGTAGTTTGCGGTCAGGAAAAATTTCATTCCATGATATTTTTCAGGAATTCCAAACTTGCAGTTCCTTCTTCAACAGTCCTTGCCTCGGTAACAAACCTGCCTTTAAACCCTTTGAATTTCGGCATGACATCTTTCCATTTAATAGTCCCTTTTCCAAGCTCAAGATGTTCATCGCTTCTTCCTTTATTATCATGCAGGTGAACATGTATCACCTTTCCAAGGTCTTCCAGGAAATCAGAAACAAGGCCGTTCGTATTGGCATGCCCCATATCAAGCGTCAATCCTGCATTCTCACGGTCCAGGGATTCTATCATACCCAGTATCTCACCGGGCTGCCTGCCGAAAATCTGCTGCATGTTGGGCATATTTTCCACTCCGATCTTAATTCCAAAATCAGCCGCAAAATCACAAATCGCCCTTAAGCCTTCAATATTCTGCTGCCAGGCCATGTCAGGAAGCTGCATTCCCAAAGGTGAAAGATGGCCGGGATGAACCACAGCAAGCTCAATGAAATCCGATGCCCTTTCAAGACATTTTGTCATCTGTCTTATGCTCTCATTCCAGATAGGGTGGTTGAGGCTTCCAAGATTAAGGTCTGAGAACGGAAGATGAAGCGTAAGAACAAGGTCTGTTGTTTCGATGATGTTTTTTATCCGTGAAAGAGTCCCGTCATTAAGTTGCTGTTTTCCTTCACTTACCACTTCCCAGCCAGTGAACCCCAGTTCTTCAAGGCCATAAGCCCAGTCAAACGGGTTATTTACAAGAGCAAGGGATGAGAAACTAATTTTCATTGGGGGCTTATTTGCATTCATAATATAAGGAATTTGGCATAATTTATGATTTAAAAATCCAGTAGTTTACCCTGAAAGGACTACTTTCTCAACATAAAGATTCGTATCTCCCAGCGATGGAAAATATTTATCATTTTTCAGGCTTATACTTAAATAATGATTGCCTGCGGGCAGCGTGACCCAGGTGAATATCCTTGATATTGTTGACTTACTATCAATTCTTTCTTCATCGATTTGTATCCCGTCTATCTCGATGCTTGCATTAGGCCACCAGACACCTACCAATGGCACTGAAAATTTTGTTCCATATCCTGTAAATGAAATGCTGTATTTTAAGTCCTGGTTTGTGGAAAATTGCCCGGAGAGCTTATAACTTTCATTGGATATCCACTGGTTGAATTCCAGGACTATTGGTTTTTGCGTTATTGTCAGATGACCTGAACCCGGATTTAATCCAGGCGAGGTTGCAGTTATCAACGATGTTCCGAATAAACCCGAACTGATGGTCGCACTGGCTTTTCCTTTCACGGTTGTCAGATTCGATGCTGAGAGATTTCCAAGCGATGCTGAAAGATTTATGTTTATTCCATCGCCTTGTGCATCTCTTCCTTTTTTATCTTTTAACTTGATCAGGATTTGAGCGCTGGTAACTCCATCTGCAGGTATTGATCCGGGATTCAAGGAAATCCAGAGGTTATTAGGCAGGACTGTGGGGTCATAAGGATTTATATATGCATTTAAATTATCAGTCATATGAACCAGAGTATATTTTTCTTTCCAGATCGGATCATAAACCAGTTCGAATGTCAGTTCATAATTTCCTTTTTCGGAAAGAACAGCGCCATTTTGTAATCCCCCTATATCATTAACTATCCATCTGCCCCCATCAAGAAGTCCTTCGCGCAGCTCAATAAAATCATCAAGTGGTATTCTGGTTTTCCCATTTGCTCCACTGTAATAAATAACATTTCCTCTATCTGTAGTCATTCCATCAGGTGTATTTGTTATGTTAAGATCATTATCAGGGTCAGGGTCCACTCCAAAGGCAAGATAATCCACATCTTCCGGGATTGTTACCATAAGAGTACGGATATTTCCGGATGGTGAATCAGGATCAATCAGATTCCGTGCGCCTCCGCTTTGCATCGTGCCCAATGAAGCTTTTATTTCTCCTATCTGCTTTTCCATGATATTTGTTGTCACCCCTGGCCAGATATGCGAAAGTCCGATGGCTGTAACGGCTATGATCGCTGCTGTCAGGATAATATATACTACAAGTCTTATGGGAATATCAATAGAAGCGCTGTCGTCATTAAAAAAAGAGACCATATTTTTCGGTTCTAATACAGTTCGGGTTCATAAATTGTTTCATTGCAAATTCCTGATGCACTATTCTTAATATATTTATATATAGATTATATTTGTGTTCAGAAAACCTTAAATAACTTGGATTGTTTCGGAGACTCCCGGGTGACATAAATAGTGAAAAAAAGCGATGAAAAAAATAACAGTAGTATCAATTCGGATATTAACGGGCGTATTGAATACATAGACCAGAGTTTGAGAAGCGTCGATAACCGCATGCGTGCTGTTGAAAAACGTCTTTCGATCAAAACGTTCGTACCTGATGCTGAAATATCATCTCCAGAAAAAGATAGAAGTGTTGATAATATCCGGCAAAATGAAATAACAGAAAAATTACTGGAAATAGACCGCAAATTAGCCAGTCTCGAAAAAACAACTCATGAAACCCATGTTACTGATATCGGTTCTATTAACTCGCAGCTTTCATATATTGAGAGCAGGATATTGAAACTTGAGAAACATAATGAAATAACTATCGGTAAAATAAAAGTCCCTATTGAATTTTCGGGTCTTGCAGCCACAATAGTAATGTTCGCAACAGGATACCTTATATACAGCGATCACTGGAATATTATCCGGTCATCATATTATCCGATATTGGTTGGATTATTATTTGGGGCGGTCGTAACAGGGAAGTTCATAATGACTAACAGGAAATAGGTCATTTCACTATTTTGACCGCAAATTCATTGGCATAATCCTGAAAACCATTTGCTTTGACGTCAAGCCTGAGATAACCTTCTCCTGTTTCCAGATCAAAATCGGTTTTTTTGGATCTTAAGACCGCATATCCCTCATTGTTTGTCATATTTACCGCAGCAGCACCATGACCTGAAAGGACCACTCTTGCTTTATTGATATATGTACCATCTGTTGAATCAATAACTTCTACTGCCATGTAAATATCATCCGTATCATTAAAAGCAGATAATATGATCAGGTTACTGCTTTTCAAATCCGCATGTATGGGTTTTGGTATTGCATCCTCACCATTATCTATTATTGTAAGCATGGCTGCCAATCCGGCCATTCCCACTATTGTAAGAACCACTATTTTTACAGGAATTCCAATTGCCATTTTTTCCTTCAGTTACCGGGGAATATAAAATATAAAAGCAAATCTATTTTTGATATAGCTGGATTGCTTTTTCATCTTCATAGTCGTAAAAACCATTGGCCTTGGCAACGAGTTTCAACTCAACAGTCTTTTGGTTTGGCCTCATGGTAACTTTTGAGTTGTTTGCAGTCCCGAGTGTTATAATACCTTCACCGCGGCTGTTTGTCTGGTCTACACCAAATCCTCCGCCCCCGGTCAGGGTAACACTTGCTTTTTCGACAGGATTATTATTCTTGTCATAAACTTTGACATTGACCTTTACTTCGTATGTCCCGTCACCGCTCAGGGTAGCAACGCTTCCTTGCTGTACTGCTCCATCGTCAATTTTAATATCAATAATATCCACACTTAAATTCTCCTTGGATTTAGGAATTATTGATAACAGCGCAGCCAGCGCAACCATACCGACAACAAGCATAACGACTATATTTATAGGCAACTCGATTGCACGTTCATCTTTTTTCAAGTTTTTTAGTATCATAGCACCACTTTTTGCACAAACACAACATAACAATATTTAATATTATCTTAACTAAAATATTTGCATGAGTACAATAATAATTAGTTACATTTCTTGAGTATATTTGAACCATCAAAACGGCATTTTTTCTATCGGAGCGACCAGCTGCGGCGCAACAAAGAAATAAAGCAACAAAAGAGTAGCTATTACAACCAGAATATACACAGGTTTATTCCATTCCCATACTTTCCTGCCGTCAAATATCCCGAACGGGATCATATTAAAAAGCGCAAGTGTGATATTAACGATAACCCCGTATCTTCCGATCTCATACAATATCCCCTGTTCAGATAACAGGAGGAAAAAAAACAATCCGAGAATAAGGTTTGAAAGCGGCCCTGCAAGCGAGATGCGCCCGTTTTCCCTTATGCCTACATTCCCGCCATATATCATTACAGCACCCGGGGCTGCAAATAATATACTGAACTGGTATACAAGGACAAGCATCAGCAAAAGCATGATCGGGCTCATCCTGAACTCAGCCCATGAACCGTATCTTTGCGCTACGATCTTATGGCTCATTTCATGGATAATGAATGAAATCCCGACTGTAAATAACGAAATAACAAGAGGATTGAAAATACCATTAACAAGCTCTTCACTGGAAGGTCTTGTACCGGATTTAGACCATAACAGCAGGATCGCGAATGCGTAGGAAATGGCAAGCCATGAAATAATGATGTGGATTATTTCAGTATTGCTTGTGTGGATACTGCGCATACTCCTGATATGGACAGCACCTTTATGATACATCGAAAAATCCGGTTTCCCCTTTTGGACCTTATCCATACATGTAGATTGGATTTCTTTGCATTTAACTATTATCAATATATTTAAATTTCAACGATGCTTATTAGGTGTGATGTTACGACATATCATCTCAATGAAGGATTTTTCACATGATGAGATTGATATTATCCTGAAAAGGGCAAAGGATTTTGAACCAATAGCAAGAGGGAAAAAATCATCACTTCTGTCCGGTAAAATCCTTGCGACGCTTTTTTATGAACCCAGCACACGCACACGTTTGTCTTTTGAAACTGCAATGAAAAGGCTTGGCGGAGAGGTAATTGACCTGGGCCCGGTTGAAAAAAGCTCTGTTGCAAAAGGAGAAACCCTTGCAGATACTATCAGGGTAATAGGAAATTATGCCGATGCTATCGTATTGAGGCATCCGAGGGAAGGTTCAGCCAGAATGGCTGCGCAATTTTCAAATGTCCCGATATTAAACGCCGGAGACGGGGCAGGGCACCACCCGACCCAGACGCTTCTTGACCTTTATACGATAATGCGTGAGAGCAAACTCTCAAACCTGCGCATCGCACTTGTCGGAGATCTCAAGTACGGAAGAACAGTTCATTCACTTGCTTATGCTTTATCCATGTATCATGCAGATATGACCCTTATCTCGCCAAAGCAGCTACAGATGCCTGATATGATCAAGAAAGACCTGAAAAAGCAGGGCGCAAGCATCACCGAGACAACGAATATTGAGGATGTACTGGAGGATATTGATGTATTATATGTCACAAGGATCCAGAAAGAGCGCTTTCCTGACCCGGCAGAATACCAGAAAGTTGCGGGCATATACAGGGTGACTATGGAATTGCTTGAAAAGGCGCCCGATAATCTTATAATAATGCATCCTCTGCCGCGTCTTGATGAGATCGATCCTGCTGTTGACAGGACAAAATACGCGCGTTATTTTGAACAATCGTTTTATGGTATCCCTGTCAGGATGGCGCTTCTTGCAATGGCGATGGAGGTTTAGATGAAACGAAATGATGCTGAAAACAAAACCCCAGACGGTTCATTGAAGAAAGGGATGCGTGTGCGCCCTATCAAGCATGGGACTGTTATCGACCATATTACAGCAGGCCAGGCGCTAAATGTTCTGAAAATACTCGGAATATCAGGAACAACGACCGCTGTGGTCAGCGTTGCAATGAATGTTCCAAGCGGGGTCCTGGAAAAAAAGGATATTGTGAAAATCGAGGACAGGGAACTCAAAGAGACAGAAGTTGACAGGATTTCACTCATTGCGCCAAATGCCACTATAAATATCATCCGGGATTTTGAGGTAATCGACAAACACAGGGTTGAGCTTCCCGAACAACTTGAAGGCGTGATGAAATGCGATAATCCCAACTGCATTTCCAACACTGTTGAGCCTGTTATTTCGAAATTCACCGTAAATAAAAAACCTGTGGAACTCCGGTGTATTTACTGCGACCATGTGATTTCCGAGGGGATTGCAGAGCACCTGATTTAATGCAAACTTTAATCTAAGGAAAAGTTCAATTTGAGTCCATGGACGAGAATACGATAAACAGGACAAAAGCTGCAATTAATGCTCTCATTGATATAGAGCAGTTGTGGATCGAAAATACTCCTAATTATAACCTTTCCACACAAGAACTGCTTATCCTGAAGAAAAGGCTTGAGCGGGCATCAGAGAATGTTTCCAGGATATACGAGGATAATAAGGTAAAATTGCAGGCTGCTGAAGACGAGATCAAAAAGATGCATGAAGGTAAAAAAAGAAAGTAAATAAAATATCAAAATTCATGCTTGAATCAAACCATACCAGTTATATTTTATTATATAGCCTATTTTCAGATTTTACTTATAATATATAGTGAATATATTTATAAGTTATGGGGTACTTCTGGATAATAACCTTTAAAGAGGTAAATATGATGGTCGAAATGAATACAAAATGCAAAACAACAACAGATTAATACAAGAGGATACAATAAAAATTTTGGAGGAATATTATGGAATCGGTTAGTGCACATGAATCAGTAATAAAAATGCATAATATATTGCATAAAGATAATGTAACGAACACTTTTGATAGGGCCCAGGCTCAGGGAAAACGCTGTACATTCTGCGAACAGGGTATAAGCTGCCAGCTTTGCAGCAACGGCCCATGCAGAATAAAGCCAGGAGCACCCCGCGGGGTTTGCGGCATAGATGCCGATGGCATGGCAATGAGGAACTTGCTGTTCCTGAACACCATGGGTACAACAGCATATACTCACCATGCAAAAAGCGTAGCAAAAACACTCAAAGCAACCGCACAGGGTAAAACGCCTTTCCAGATAAAGGACGAAGCAAAGCTTAGAAGTTTTGCAGAAAAGATGGGGATAAGAATACAGGGAAGCACAAAAGATACTGCAATTGCTCTTGCAAACGAGATTACTGCGCAAATAAACTCCGATTCTGACATCGAGCTTTCAAACGTCCTGAGATTTGCCCCGAAGTCAAGAATAGAAGCCTGGAGAAAACTTGGAGTACTTCCCGGAGGACCACTTCATGAGGTTATGGATGCTACCACAAGTGCGATGACAAATATTGATGGCGATTACGTTTCACTTGCAAAAAAGGCATTGCGTCTTGGTATTTCCTGCATTTACGGCTCACAGGTACCGCTTGAGATGACACAGGACATCCTGTTTGGAACGCCACAGCCTCATGCGGTCAATGTGGATCTTGGAGTTATCGACCCGGCTTACGTAAATATTGCTGCAAATGGTCATGAGCCTTTCATTGGCGTGGCTCTTATCAAAGCTGCCCATGAGACAAAAAACCAGGATGCTGCGAAGAAAGCAGGAGCAAATGGGCTCCACATTATCGGTTCAATCGAAACAGGCCAGGAGCTTATCCAGAGATTCCCGATCGATGATGTATTCGTGGGAATGATCGGGAACTGGCTATCTATCGAACCCGCGCTTGCAACAGGCGGCATCGATGTTTTCGCCATGGATATGAACTGTTCTCCTCCGGGAATGGGCGAATACCAGGAAAAATACAACACCAACCTTATTTCGGTTTCAAACCTGGTTAATGTTCCGGGCATGAAAGACCAGATAATCTATAAACCGGAAGATGCAGCAGACCAGGCGCAGAAACTCATAGATATCGCAATTGGGAACTTCAGGGATAGAAAAGGAAAGGTTACAAACCCATCAGGCAAAAAACAGAACGCTATAATCGGTTTCTCGACGGAGGCATGTCTTGGGGCACTCGGCGGCACACTTGCCCCGCTTCTTGATGTTATCAAGAAGGGGACTTTAAAAGGAGTCGTAGCGCTTGTGAGCTGCACAACGCTGCATGACAGCGGCCAGGATGTAAATACTTTGAAAATGGCCCGCGAACTTATCAAACGGGACATACTTGTCATCAGCGCAGGATGCGGAAATGCTGCACTTCAGGTCGGTGGACTTACAACTCTTGAAGCAAAGCAGGAAGCAGGACCGGGTCTTAAGGCTGTATGTGAATTACTCAAGATCCCGCCTGTCCTGAGCTTTGGTACATGCACGGATACAGGAAGAATCACGCTTCTTGTGACGGCAGTCGCTGATGCTCTGGGTGTTGACCCCTCCCAGCTTCCGGTTGCAGTCACGGCGCCGGAATATATGGAACAGAAAGCCACGATCGATGCATTATTTGCCCTGGCTTTCGGACTTTATACACACGTAGCGCCCCTGCCTCCGGTTGCAGGTGCTCCACGCCTCGTGAAACTCCTTACCGTAGACCTTGAAGGAATCACTGGCGGAAAGGTTGCTGTAGAAACAGACATGGTTGAAGCGGCAAAAGGCATAGAATCACATATCATGAAGAAACGGTCTGCACTGGGATTGCCTGCGTAAAAGACACATCCCACAGATTAATAAATGGTGTGCCAGCCTCCTGGCGCACCATATATTTATGGCATGCAACAAAAGGAAAATCATTTCAGATAAATTCTTTGATTTTTTCCAGAACGAGAATAGCATCCTGATGTTTTATATCAACTTCATTCAGTTTAATAAAATCAAGTAGTTTTTTCTTTTCAATTCCTGAGATAATTCCATTTTTCTCGCTTTCGAATACGACATGCTGGTAATTCCTGTCAGGATAGAATAACTTCCGGGCGATCCCGATAATAGCAGCTGCCTGTACCGGGTCTATAACTGCCGCATTTTTTGCAGCTTCAACTGTCATCCTGATATTAACAAGCGGAATTGAAAGCGCTTCATTTGATTCTGCATCAAAAGTAACAGCAACCTCGTCATCCGATTCAATAATCCCGTTCTTATACATCTCGAAAACTTTTCCTACACCTATCATGCCATAGGTTTCAAGCTCAGAAGACCTGAGTGCCCCCATACTTCCTCCTCCGACAATGATTATCCCACTTTTTAAGGCTTCAATTATTTCGCGATGAGCTACTGCCGCATTATCAAAAAAAACACCGTCAATTATCCCGATTATTTCCGGGGGTGACGCAAGAATACGTCTGAGATCATGGCGCTTCACAGGCGCACGATAATCAGCATCCAGTATTTTTCTTGCGTCGCTGTGGCTTATGCTTGTTCCTGTATACACCACAGGCTTCATTTAGCCACTCTCTTCTTCCTTTTCTTGATACGGTCCCCTTTTCTTTCACGGTCAAGCGTATAAAGTTCAAACATCGGGATTATCGCCCTTACTACTGGTATATCAACGCCTCTTGAAAGATTTACGATTATCGCGCCATCGGCTATATTATCAAGCCGCTCTAAAACTGTTTTTATGTTGGCAGCAGGCGTATTACTTGAGCTGTCCTCCAGCTCATCCATGTGGATTTTATCAAGATCTTCATACCAGTAGCTGTTCATTCGTTTCATGTGATCATAGCCAAAGGTTCTTACAACCTGTTCACGGTCAGTATCCTCGCGTGCTCCGTGTATCTGTACGACCCTGCTTTGCGCAGCTTCTGTCAGCGCCCTCGTGACCGCAATTTCAGGTGTCAGATGCGAACCAGCTCCCATAACAAGAAGAGCCGGGTCTTTAAGGACTGTATCATCAAGCGCTGTTACGACAGTTGGAATGTCAATATCGGAATCAAGCAGCCAGATCTTTACGTTAATTCCAGCAGCTTCCAGTTTTGTTTTAAGTGTATAATTCAGTCCGTCTTTTTCGGTAAGCACTATTTCTTTTCCGGGGTTCCGGGTATATTCAGCTATACTCAGTGAATCCCTTTCTATAACTTCAAGCAACCCATGAAGTATCGCTTCCTCTATAGTATTTCCCGAAGCCAGGCCGTTGGTATTGCTCCGGAACAGCTTATTTCCGCCCTGTGGCTCATAGGGATGGAAAACCGCATTTGCAGGAACGAAAACTTCGACATCGTTTAAAATGTCATCCCCCATGATCCATTCAAGTTTTGTGAATTCAGCAACTGGCTGTGGAAGAAGGAGCGCATCAGGGTACAGTGTCGGATAGCTCTCACACAGTGATTCGTATGAATCTGTAACCGTTTCTGTTTGCAGCTTGACGCCGCTGAGATTTACGCTTACCTCAGGCTGCTCGGCAAGGCAGCGCTCAAAACTTTCCATTATCGCAGATATCCTGGCATTTGTCTCTGTTGCGCCTTTTCCAGAGTAAATGGATATCGCACCTGCGGCCGCACTTGGCCTGATAGCCGAGAAAACAGGTATACCAACACGGTCAAGGTCAGTGATATTTGCAATTCTGGTCACACCTATCCTGGGAAGAAGCTTTGTAGTATTTGACAGTGTGGTTTCAGGATCAAATACGCGCTGTGTGCCTTCAAGATATTTGATATTCGGATCTATTTTTATAGCGCTCATTTCTAATTTCGGATTTGATAAGGATTATGCAAATTCTCAGTACGTTTTGGTAATATAAAAAAGTAGGGCATGGATTTCTTTAATGTTAAATGTAAACCGGATTTCAAACCATAAACCTTATCCTATTTCAGTTCCTCTGCGACGACTGGCATGCATATAAAAAACAACCTAAGAACCACAAAACCCAA
It encodes the following:
- the cooS gene encoding anaerobic carbon-monoxide dehydrogenase catalytic subunit; this encodes MESVSAHESVIKMHNILHKDNVTNTFDRAQAQGKRCTFCEQGISCQLCSNGPCRIKPGAPRGVCGIDADGMAMRNLLFLNTMGTTAYTHHAKSVAKTLKATAQGKTPFQIKDEAKLRSFAEKMGIRIQGSTKDTAIALANEITAQINSDSDIELSNVLRFAPKSRIEAWRKLGVLPGGPLHEVMDATTSAMTNIDGDYVSLAKKALRLGISCIYGSQVPLEMTQDILFGTPQPHAVNVDLGVIDPAYVNIAANGHEPFIGVALIKAAHETKNQDAAKKAGANGLHIIGSIETGQELIQRFPIDDVFVGMIGNWLSIEPALATGGIDVFAMDMNCSPPGMGEYQEKYNTNLISVSNLVNVPGMKDQIIYKPEDAADQAQKLIDIAIGNFRDRKGKVTNPSGKKQNAIIGFSTEACLGALGGTLAPLLDVIKKGTLKGVVALVSCTTLHDSGQDVNTLKMARELIKRDILVISAGCGNAALQVGGLTTLEAKQEAGPGLKAVCELLKIPPVLSFGTCTDTGRITLLVTAVADALGVDPSQLPVAVTAPEYMEQKATIDALFALAFGLYTHVAPLPPVAGAPRLVKLLTVDLEGITGGKVAVETDMVEAAKGIESHIMKKRSALGLPA
- a CDS encoding TfuA-related McrA-glycine thioamidation protein — encoded protein: MKPVVYTGTSISHSDARKILDADYRAPVKRHDLRRILASPPEIIGIIDGVFFDNAAVAHREIIEALKSGIIIVGGGSMGALRSSELETYGMIGVGKVFEMYKNGIIESDDEVAVTFDAESNEALSIPLVNIRMTVEAAKNAAVIDPVQAAAIIGIARKLFYPDRNYQHVVFESEKNGIISGIEKKKLLDFIKLNEVDIKHQDAILVLEKIKEFI
- a CDS encoding YcaO-related McrA-glycine thioamidation protein, which encodes MSAIKIDPNIKYLEGTQRVFDPETTLSNTTKLLPRIGVTRIANITDLDRVGIPVFSAIRPSAAAGAISIYSGKGATETNARISAIMESFERCLAEQPEVSVNLSGVKLQTETVTDSYESLCESYPTLYPDALLLPQPVAEFTKLEWIMGDDILNDVEVFVPANAVFHPYEPQGGNKLFRSNTNGLASGNTIEEAILHGLLEVIERDSLSIAEYTRNPGKEIVLTEKDGLNYTLKTKLEAAGINVKIWLLDSDIDIPTVVTALDDTVLKDPALLVMGAGSHLTPEIAVTRALTEAAQSRVVQIHGAREDTDREQVVRTFGYDHMKRMNSYWYEDLDKIHMDELEDSSSNTPAANIKTVLERLDNIADGAIIVNLSRGVDIPVVRAIIPMFELYTLDRERKGDRIKKRKKRVAK